A part of Vallitalea longa genomic DNA contains:
- a CDS encoding cold-shock protein, with the protein MNQGTVKWFDAKKGFGFISVEDGDDIFVHFSAIKDEGFKSLEEGDTVQFEVVNGGKGPQAANVSKL; encoded by the coding sequence ATGAATCAAGGTACAGTAAAATGGTTTGATGCGAAAAAAGGTTTTGGTTTTATTTCAGTTGAAGATGGTGACGATATATTTGTACATTTCTCAGCTATCAAAGACGAGGGTTTTAAAAGCTTAGAAGAGGGTGACACTGTTCAATTTGAAGTTGTTAATGGTGGAAAAGGACCTCAAGCAGCTAATGTAAGTAAATTATAA